Proteins encoded together in one Pseudomonadota bacterium window:
- a CDS encoding ABC transporter ATP-binding protein: MTLHAEHISLTLGGATILRDVSIACAPGQITALVGPNGAGKTSLLTCLAGLRRSDSGMALLDDTPILSLPDRTRARRIGYLPQGQSVHWDITARALVALGRFPHRGRFAAEDDGDRAAIEAAMTAMQVTDFAERAVATLSGGERARVLLARVLAGQPQWLLADEPLANLDIGHQQQVLRALRSIADSGTGVVIVLHDLNHALAVADAAILLDAGQVAATGPCAEVLNAEHVGKVYGLPIRSIDSGQGRLLLPDAL, encoded by the coding sequence ATGACATTGCACGCGGAACATATCAGCCTGACACTGGGCGGCGCGACCATATTGCGCGATGTCAGCATCGCCTGCGCGCCGGGGCAGATCACCGCGCTGGTCGGCCCCAATGGTGCCGGCAAGACCAGTCTGCTCACCTGCCTGGCCGGATTGCGGCGGTCTGATAGCGGCATGGCACTGCTCGATGACACGCCGATCCTGTCGCTACCCGACCGCACACGGGCGCGGCGTATTGGTTATCTGCCACAGGGCCAGTCGGTGCACTGGGACATTACCGCGCGCGCGCTGGTGGCGCTGGGCCGTTTTCCGCATCGCGGGCGATTTGCCGCCGAGGATGATGGCGACCGCGCCGCAATCGAGGCGGCGATGACGGCGATGCAGGTGACCGATTTTGCCGAACGAGCGGTGGCAACGCTTTCAGGCGGCGAACGCGCACGGGTGCTGCTGGCGCGGGTATTGGCGGGCCAGCCGCAATGGCTGCTTGCCGATGAGCCGCTGGCCAATCTCGATATCGGCCATCAGCAACAGGTGCTGCGCGCGCTGCGCAGCATTGCAGACAGCGGCACCGGGGTGGTGATCGTGCTGCACGATCTCAACCATGCACTGGCGGTGGCGGATGCGGCGATATTGCTCGATGCCGGGCAGGTCGCCGCTACCGGGCCGTGCGCCGAAGTGCTGAACGCGGAGCATGTCGGCAAGGTCTATGGCTTGCCAATACGCAGCATTGATAGCGGACAGGGCCGCTTGCTGCTGCCCGATGCTCTATAG
- a CDS encoding iron ABC transporter permease, with the protein MTAARLNLGLILALVTATLLSLIAGKVWVAPFGNDLNAHIIIAELRLPRAVLAMIIGAGLGMAGAAMQGFLRNPLADPGLFGIAPMAALGAVLSLYFGFAVSAWLLPLFALIGAALAMALLSLIAGRSASLVLFTLAGMMIASLAGAFTALAISLAPTPFAMTEIVTWLMGALTDRSWRDVWIAGPLVLLGCGVLILTARSLDALSLGEAAARSMGVSMQQLQALLIIGIGLTVGASVAVAGIIGFVGLVVPHLMRPLTDGRPSQLLLPSALAGALLLVVADSLVRLMPMAGELRLGIALSLIGGPFFLWLLLDMRRKLA; encoded by the coding sequence ATGACCGCCGCCCGCCTCAACCTTGGCCTGATTCTCGCGCTGGTCACCGCGACATTATTATCGCTGATTGCCGGCAAGGTGTGGGTCGCACCCTTTGGCAACGACCTGAACGCCCATATCATCATCGCCGAGCTGCGACTGCCACGCGCGGTGCTGGCCATGATTATCGGTGCCGGGCTCGGTATGGCCGGGGCGGCGATGCAGGGTTTTTTGCGCAATCCCCTCGCTGATCCGGGGCTGTTTGGCATTGCTCCCATGGCAGCGCTGGGTGCGGTGCTGTCGCTTTATTTCGGCTTTGCGGTGTCGGCCTGGCTACTGCCGCTATTTGCGCTGATCGGCGCGGCGCTTGCCATGGCGCTGCTGTCGCTGATTGCCGGGCGCTCTGCCAGTCTGGTGCTGTTTACCCTGGCGGGGATGATGATCGCCAGCCTGGCCGGAGCGTTTACCGCGCTGGCGATCAGCCTGGCGCCGACGCCCTTTGCGATGACCGAGATCGTCACCTGGCTGATGGGGGCTCTGACCGATCGCAGCTGGCGCGATGTGTGGATTGCCGGGCCATTGGTTCTGCTCGGCTGTGGCGTGCTGATACTGACCGCGCGCAGTCTCGATGCGCTGTCGCTGGGTGAGGCGGCGGCGCGCTCCATGGGGGTTTCGATGCAGCAATTACAGGCTCTGCTGATCATCGGCATCGGTCTGACCGTTGGTGCCTCGGTCGCGGTGGCGGGGATTATCGGCTTTGTCGGTCTGGTGGTGCCGCATCTGATGCGGCCGCTGACCGATGGCCGCCCGTCGCAATTGCTGCTGCCCTCGGCGCTGGCCGGGGCGTTGCTGCTGGTGGTTGCCGACAGCCTGGTGCGGCTGATGCCAATGGCGGGCGAATTGCGCCTCGGTATCGCGTTGTCGTTGATTGGCGGGCCGTTTTTCCTGTGGCTGCTGCTTGATATGCGGCGGAAACTGGCATGA
- the accC gene encoding acetyl-CoA carboxylase biotin carboxylase subunit: MSIKKILIANRGEIALRIHRAAHEMGIKTVAVHSTADEMAMHVRLADEAICIGPPPTRESYLNIPSIISAAEISHADAIHPGYGFLSENAKFAEIVEAHDIAWIGPKPEHIHTMGDKVAAKKTAGALGLPLVPGSDGALESPEEARKLAADIGYPVLIKAASGGGGRGMQVVESEDQLEGLMQQASTEAAAAFGDPTVYMEKYLGNPRHIEFQVFGDGKGNAVHLGERDCSLQRRHQKVLEEAPSPVITEKQRAEMGDIIVKAMSDMGYRGAGTIEFLYEDGQFYFIEMNTRLQVEHPVTEAITGIDLVREQILIAAGEPLSFTQDEVELHGHAIECRINAEDPRTFAPSPGKVTGYHPPGGMHVRVDSGLYHGYSVPPYYDSMISKLIVYGKTREKCMMRLRRSLEEYVIEGMKTTIPLHQALLDDPEFQAGEYSIKWLEQWLEKNKD; encoded by the coding sequence ATGAGCATCAAGAAGATCCTGATCGCCAATCGTGGCGAAATTGCGCTGCGCATCCACCGTGCGGCGCATGAAATGGGAATCAAGACGGTGGCGGTGCACTCGACCGCCGATGAAATGGCAATGCATGTACGTCTCGCCGATGAAGCGATCTGTATCGGCCCGCCGCCGACCCGCGAGAGCTATCTCAACATTCCGTCAATCATCTCGGCCGCCGAGATCAGCCATGCCGATGCCATCCATCCGGGCTATGGTTTCCTGTCGGAAAACGCCAAATTCGCAGAGATCGTCGAGGCGCATGACATCGCCTGGATCGGCCCCAAGCCCGAGCATATTCACACCATGGGTGACAAGGTCGCAGCGAAGAAGACCGCTGGCGCACTGGGCCTGCCGCTGGTGCCGGGGTCGGACGGTGCGCTGGAATCACCCGAAGAGGCGAGGAAGCTGGCTGCCGACATTGGCTATCCGGTGCTGATCAAGGCGGCATCGGGCGGCGGCGGCCGCGGCATGCAGGTGGTGGAGAGCGAAGACCAGCTTGAGGGCCTGATGCAGCAGGCATCGACCGAAGCGGCGGCAGCCTTTGGCGACCCGACCGTCTATATGGAGAAATATCTTGGTAATCCGCGGCATATCGAATTTCAGGTGTTCGGGGATGGCAAGGGCAATGCGGTGCATCTGGGCGAACGCGATTGTTCGCTGCAACGGCGGCACCAGAAGGTGCTGGAGGAAGCACCGTCGCCGGTCATTACCGAAAAGCAGCGCGCCGAAATGGGAGACATCATCGTCAAGGCGATGTCCGATATGGGCTATCGCGGCGCCGGTACGATCGAGTTCCTCTACGAAGACGGCCAGTTTTATTTTATCGAGATGAACACACGGCTGCAGGTCGAGCATCCGGTGACGGAGGCGATTACCGGGATCGATCTGGTGCGCGAACAGATATTGATCGCCGCCGGTGAACCGCTCAGCTTTACCCAGGATGAGGTGGAGCTGCACGGCCATGCGATTGAATGCCGTATCAATGCCGAAGACCCGAGGACCTTTGCGCCATCACCCGGCAAGGTCACCGGCTATCATCCGCCCGGCGGCATGCATGTGCGGGTCGATAGCGGTTTGTATCACGGCTATTCGGTGCCGCCCTATTATGACAGCATGATCTCCAAGCTGATCGTCTATGGCAAGACCCGCGAGAAATGTATGATGCGGTTGCGCCGGTCACTGGAAGAATATGTCATCGAGGGGATGAAGACCACTATTCCGCTGCACCAGGCGCTGCTCGACGATCCCGAATTCCAGGCGGGCGAGTACAGCATCAAATGGCTCGAGCAATGGCTTGAGAAAAACAAGGACTGA
- the accB gene encoding acetyl-CoA carboxylase biotin carboxyl carrier protein, with amino-acid sequence MGENQRKSRATDGIRIDAALVRELAELLGETDLSEIEVEDGDRKIRVARTLSVAPAAAAVAVPAPAPVAAPAAAPAAAAAESPAAAAADTANALKSPMVGTAYLAPSPEAAPFVIVGDTVKEGDNLLIIEAMKVMNPITADRAGTVKAVLVEDGQPVEFEQPLVVIA; translated from the coding sequence ATGGGGGAAAATCAACGCAAATCACGCGCCACTGACGGCATTCGCATCGACGCGGCGCTGGTCCGCGAGCTGGCGGAACTGCTGGGCGAGACCGATCTGAGCGAGATCGAGGTCGAGGATGGTGACCGCAAGATTCGCGTGGCGCGGACGCTGTCCGTCGCCCCGGCTGCCGCTGCTGTTGCGGTTCCAGCCCCGGCACCTGTTGCTGCACCGGCCGCCGCCCCGGCAGCTGCGGCTGCCGAGTCACCTGCTGCAGCCGCTGCCGATACCGCCAATGCGTTGAAATCACCAATGGTCGGCACCGCCTATCTGGCTCCGTCCCCCGAAGCCGCTCCGTTCGTCATTGTTGGTGATACAGTCAAGGAAGGCGACAATCTGCTGATTATCGAGGCGATGAAGGTTATGAACCCGATCACCGCCGATCGCGCCGGCACCGTCAAGGCGGTACTGGTCGAAGACGGCCAGCCGGTGGAATTCGAGCAACCGCTCGTCGTCATCGCATAG
- a CDS encoding lipase, with product MSGAVVSDAVLMTLAGIAYGAPDDIADYIARAEPTSDGWSVAWLAVPADPPVNFAYMAVNGDGSAAVIAIRGTYPNPFSPAYWDDGDQDSPFGDMVNWPGASGAKIAGGTNTGFTNIMALQDSGGNDLAQAVAALPETTQVIVTGHSLGGTLAPVVALKLAELMPQRSIASTSFAGMTPGNRQFAALFSSDSAAGVVARRVYNTLDTVSYGWNKVWATHDFYQPEPQGGLVVKGLLLATEARLKAGKYGYAAIGDPVPLKGAVKPPTIGCDLVAYVIENLHQHMPDTYLALLGAPPLPFSILFGTIVASREPDTAAVSPDHHLPVVHIAGAS from the coding sequence ATGAGCGGCGCGGTGGTCAGTGATGCGGTGCTGATGACGCTCGCGGGTATCGCCTATGGCGCGCCCGATGATATTGCCGACTATATTGCGAGGGCCGAACCGACATCAGATGGATGGTCGGTGGCCTGGCTGGCAGTGCCTGCCGATCCCCCGGTCAACTTCGCCTATATGGCGGTCAATGGGGATGGCAGCGCGGCGGTCATCGCCATTCGCGGCACCTATCCCAATCCCTTTTCCCCGGCCTATTGGGATGATGGCGATCAGGACAGTCCGTTTGGCGACATGGTGAACTGGCCCGGGGCGTCAGGTGCGAAAATTGCCGGTGGTACCAATACCGGTTTCACCAACATCATGGCGTTGCAGGATAGTGGCGGCAATGATCTGGCCCAGGCAGTGGCGGCGCTGCCCGAGACGACGCAGGTCATCGTCACCGGGCACAGCCTGGGTGGCACATTGGCTCCAGTGGTGGCGCTCAAACTGGCTGAGCTTATGCCACAGCGCTCCATTGCGTCCACCAGCTTTGCCGGGATGACGCCGGGCAATCGGCAATTCGCCGCCCTGTTCAGCAGCGATAGTGCCGCCGGTGTCGTTGCCCGGCGGGTGTATAACACGCTCGACACGGTGTCCTATGGCTGGAACAAGGTCTGGGCGACGCATGATTTCTACCAGCCCGAACCGCAGGGCGGGCTGGTGGTCAAGGGCCTGTTGCTGGCGACCGAGGCGCGGCTAAAGGCAGGAAAATATGGCTATGCTGCGATTGGCGACCCGGTTCCGCTCAAAGGGGCGGTGAAACCGCCGACCATTGGCTGCGATCTGGTCGCCTATGTCATAGAGAATCTGCACCAGCACATGCCCGACACCTATCTTGCGCTGCTTGGCGCGCCGCCTTTGCCCTTCTCGATCCTGTTCGGTACCATAGTGGCATCGCGTGAGCCGGACACTGCGGCGGTGTCTCCCGATCACCACCTGCCGGTGGTGCATATTGCGGGTGCGTCCTAG
- a CDS encoding PilZ domain-containing protein, with protein MSDDKAPGRPAPDAATDTGQDASLSDSMSHARSHFRMQQGVPTVANDLPPEQQQPDAIAVGGEAHHSVAPPPVPTQAPPLAPPPAPAPCAASIAPDDPAAAPAAAENPAPAPAAPAAGPASPTPQAQDSSAPQPPPATAQPDVDAPRQRPPELTRNQAEPRTARLIRMHIVHPEIGTIDTTIRNVSAHGMGGITSAAIRPGDIVELHLTDGRHIKAEIRWTRPQKDRIAFGLRCREPLNLEQFSNNCDDKTWERTVIKPLDEGHVFTRYRAVRQPAKRPGFGRFV; from the coding sequence ATGTCTGACGACAAGGCGCCTGGCCGACCTGCGCCCGATGCTGCGACCGATACAGGGCAGGATGCCTCGCTCTCCGACAGCATGTCGCATGCCCGGTCGCATTTTCGTATGCAGCAGGGTGTGCCGACGGTAGCCAATGACCTGCCGCCGGAGCAGCAGCAACCCGACGCCATTGCCGTTGGCGGCGAGGCACACCATTCGGTCGCGCCGCCCCCTGTCCCGACGCAAGCACCGCCTCTGGCACCGCCCCCGGCACCTGCACCCTGCGCCGCCAGCATTGCCCCGGATGATCCGGCAGCTGCTCCTGCCGCCGCTGAAAATCCTGCGCCAGCCCCCGCGGCCCCGGCTGCCGGGCCTGCATCCCCCACGCCCCAGGCCCAGGATTCATCGGCGCCCCAGCCACCACCCGCAACCGCACAGCCGGACGTCGATGCACCGCGCCAGCGACCACCCGAGCTGACCCGCAACCAAGCCGAGCCGCGCACGGCGCGGCTGATCCGCATGCACATCGTCCACCCCGAAATCGGGACGATCGACACCACCATCCGCAATGTCTCCGCCCATGGCATGGGCGGCATCACCAGCGCTGCGATCAGGCCCGGTGATATTGTCGAGCTACACCTGACCGATGGCCGGCATATCAAGGCGGAAATCCGCTGGACCCGCCCGCAAAAGGACCGCATCGCCTTCGGCCTGCGCTGCCGCGAACCGCTCAACCTCGAGCAGTTCTCCAACAATTGCGACGACAAAACCTGGGAACGCACGGTGATCAAGCCGCTCGATGAAGGCCATGTCTTCACCCGCTACCGCGCGGTCAGGCAGCCCGCCAAAAGACCCGGCTTCGGCCGCTTTGTCTGA
- a CDS encoding glycosyl hydrolase family 18 protein: MTSQTFTAFWLGYVPSGPGAAPALSATPDYIDTLVLAFANLFPDNTTCTGYLQKSHSEDYLRAGIASIRESSPDTRILLSLIGTPIPPVGWNTGITDPAAFGSWCANLAHDWDLDGFDIDNEDDNSFPGQQFCDAVIGMRTAMPDKILTLDTYIFDRDKEVIKQLAPHLTSINTMAYFKDLEDMQTLVNQYASVIEPGKISIGVKADKVGPITQGTSVEETKALCTWEPDAGTKKGMMLWNLSSDIESVTGKPDGTWTRTIHENLP; this comes from the coding sequence ATGACCAGCCAGACATTCACCGCCTTCTGGCTCGGCTATGTACCGTCCGGGCCAGGGGCTGCACCGGCGCTGTCGGCAACGCCGGACTATATCGATACGCTGGTCCTGGCCTTTGCCAATCTGTTCCCCGATAACACCACCTGTACCGGCTATTTGCAGAAGTCGCACAGCGAGGATTATTTGCGGGCAGGTATTGCCTCGATCCGGGAGTCATCTCCGGACACCAGGATATTGTTGTCGCTGATTGGCACGCCCATACCGCCGGTCGGATGGAATACCGGGATTACCGACCCGGCGGCCTTCGGGTCATGGTGCGCCAATCTGGCCCATGACTGGGATCTGGACGGGTTCGATATCGATAATGAGGACGATAACAGTTTCCCGGGGCAGCAATTTTGCGATGCGGTGATCGGCATGCGCACAGCCATGCCGGACAAGATATTGACGCTCGATACTTATATCTTCGATCGCGACAAGGAAGTAATCAAGCAGCTCGCGCCCCACCTCACCAGCATCAACACCATGGCCTACTTCAAGGACTTGGAGGACATGCAGACACTGGTAAACCAATATGCGTCAGTCATAGAGCCGGGCAAGATCTCCATCGGTGTCAAGGCGGACAAGGTGGGGCCGATTACCCAGGGCACCTCGGTGGAGGAGACCAAGGCGCTATGCACCTGGGAACCCGATGCCGGTACGAAGAAGGGTATGATGCTGTGGAATCTCAGCAGCGATATCGAAAGCGTGACCGGCAAGCCCGATGGTACCTGGACCCGCACCATCCATGAGAATCTGCCATGA
- the aroQ gene encoding type II 3-dehydroquinate dehydratase: MSDSNMIYVLNGPNLNRLGLREPEIYGSETLDDIAAMLEDRAGELGLAIDLRQSNHEGHLIDWLHEAHGAGAKAVLLNAGAYTHTSIALYDAIRSIDTPVIEVHLSNLAVRERFRHRSWVGRAARASISGLGAQSYLSALEAAARL; the protein is encoded by the coding sequence ATGAGCGACAGCAACATGATCTATGTCTTGAACGGACCCAATCTCAACCGGCTCGGCCTCAGAGAGCCGGAGATATATGGATCGGAGACACTCGACGATATCGCCGCCATGCTCGAGGACAGGGCGGGGGAGCTGGGGCTGGCAATTGACCTGCGCCAGTCCAATCATGAAGGCCATCTGATCGACTGGCTGCACGAGGCGCACGGCGCGGGGGCAAAGGCGGTGCTGCTCAATGCCGGCGCCTATACCCATACATCCATTGCGCTCTATGACGCGATCCGTTCGATCGACACACCGGTGATCGAAGTGCATCTTTCCAACCTGGCGGTGCGCGAACGCTTCCGCCACAGAAGCTGGGTCGGCCGTGCCGCCAGGGCCAGCATTTCCGGGCTCGGGGCGCAATCCTATCTGTCAGCGCTGGAAGCTGCGGCGCGGCTCTGA
- the uvrA gene encoding excinuclease ABC subunit UvrA, translating into MLTKISVRGAREHNLQGVDIDLPRDKLIVITGLSGSGKSSLAFDTIYAEGQRRYVESLSAYARQFLEMMQKPDVEHIEGLSPAISIEQKTTSRNPRSTVATVTEIYDYMRLLWARVGVPYSPATGEPITAQTVSQMVDRVKQLPEKTRLYLLAPVVRGRKGEYRKELKEWQKAGFTRVRVDGEFYDIEEAPALDKKYKHDIEVVVDRLVVRDDDSMDTRLADSFETALKLADGLAYVDLAEGTVAEAMQKSPSPSGEGLREGELQSPLPTLSPEGERASGKMKGTGVPDNRIIFSERFACPVSGFTIEEIEPRLFSFNAPQGACPACDGIGEKQYFDPDLVVPNPELTLKQGAIAPWAKSNPPSPYYMQVLTSLADHFGFDLTTPWKDMEAQDKDVILTGTGGLPVTLTFKDGKKSYQVKKPFEGVIGNLNRRLLQTDSAWMREELAKFQTAQPCEVCHGARLKPEALAVKIAGEDISISTRRSVGDALAWFEVLEDKLTDQQKQIAKPILKEIIERLGFLNNVGLDYLNLDRKSGTLSGGESQRIRLASQIGSGLSGVLYVLDEPSIGLHQRDNDRLLVTLKRLRDLGNTVIVVEHDEDAIRQADYIVDLGPGAGVRGGAVVAEGTLKQILKSKKSLTADYLTGRKEIAVPKTRRKGNGKKLTVHGARANNLQNVTASVPLGTFTCVTGVSGSGKSSFTIDTLYAGAARVLNGARIIAGKHDRITGLEHCDKVIDIDQSPIGRTPRSNPATYTGAFTNIRDWFAQLPEAQARGYKPGRFSFNVKGGRCEACQGDGVIKIEMHFLPDVYVTCEECGGKRYNRETLEVKFKGKSIADVLDMTVEDAVSFFKAVPPIRDKMAMLNEVGLGYVKVGQQATTLSGGEAQRVKLAKELSKRSTGKTLYILDEPTTGLHFEDVRKLLEVLHRLVEQGNSVVVIEHNLDVIKTADHIIDLGPEGGVKGGEVVAEGTPEEVAQNPRSFTGQYLKTMLAK; encoded by the coding sequence ATGCTGACCAAAATAAGCGTTCGCGGGGCGCGCGAGCATAACCTTCAGGGCGTGGATATTGATCTGCCGCGCGACAAGCTGATCGTCATCACCGGCCTGTCGGGCAGCGGCAAATCTTCGCTCGCCTTCGACACCATCTATGCCGAGGGGCAGCGGCGCTATGTCGAGAGCCTTTCCGCCTATGCGCGGCAGTTTCTCGAGATGATGCAGAAGCCCGATGTCGAGCATATTGAGGGGCTGTCCCCGGCGATCTCGATCGAGCAGAAGACCACCAGCCGCAATCCGCGGTCCACTGTCGCCACCGTCACCGAGATTTATGATTATATGCGGCTGTTATGGGCGCGGGTCGGCGTGCCCTATTCGCCCGCCACCGGCGAGCCGATCACCGCGCAGACGGTCAGCCAGATGGTCGACCGGGTCAAGCAACTGCCGGAAAAGACGCGGCTCTATCTGCTCGCCCCGGTGGTGCGCGGCCGCAAGGGCGAATATCGCAAGGAGCTGAAAGAGTGGCAGAAAGCGGGCTTTACCCGCGTCCGCGTTGATGGCGAATTTTACGATATCGAGGAAGCGCCTGCGCTCGACAAGAAATACAAGCATGACATTGAGGTGGTGGTCGACCGGCTGGTGGTGCGCGATGATGACAGCATGGACACGCGGCTGGCCGACAGCTTTGAGACGGCTTTGAAGCTGGCGGATGGGTTGGCTTATGTTGACCTGGCTGAGGGTACGGTGGCGGAGGCTATGCAAAAGTCTCCCTCTCCTTCAGGGGAGGGATTAAGGGAGGGGGAGTTACAATCCCCTCTCCCAACCCTCTCCCCTGAAGGGGAGAGGGCTAGTGGGAAGATGAAAGGCACCGGCGTCCCCGATAATCGCATCATCTTCTCCGAACGCTTTGCCTGCCCGGTCTCGGGCTTCACCATCGAGGAAATCGAACCGCGGCTATTCTCGTTCAACGCCCCGCAGGGCGCGTGCCCGGCCTGTGACGGCATTGGCGAGAAGCAATATTTTGACCCCGATCTTGTCGTCCCCAATCCGGAGCTGACACTGAAGCAGGGGGCCATCGCGCCCTGGGCCAAGTCCAACCCGCCATCGCCCTATTATATGCAGGTGCTGACCAGCCTGGCCGATCATTTCGGCTTTGATCTCACCACGCCGTGGAAGGATATGGAGGCGCAGGACAAGGACGTGATCCTGACCGGCACGGGCGGCCTGCCGGTGACGCTGACCTTCAAGGATGGCAAAAAGAGCTATCAGGTGAAAAAGCCGTTTGAGGGCGTGATCGGCAATCTCAATCGCCGCCTGTTGCAGACCGACAGCGCCTGGATGCGCGAGGAGCTGGCCAAGTTCCAGACGGCGCAGCCCTGCGAAGTCTGCCATGGCGCGCGGCTCAAGCCCGAGGCGCTGGCGGTCAAGATTGCCGGTGAGGATATCTCCATCTCCACCCGCCGCAGCGTCGGCGATGCGCTCGCCTGGTTTGAGGTGCTGGAGGACAAGCTCACCGACCAGCAGAAACAGATCGCCAAGCCGATCCTCAAGGAAATTATCGAGCGGCTTGGCTTCCTCAACAATGTCGGCCTCGACTATCTCAATCTCGACCGCAAATCGGGCACGCTTTCGGGCGGCGAGAGCCAGCGCATCCGCCTCGCCAGCCAGATCGGCAGCGGCCTGTCGGGCGTGCTCTATGTCCTCGACGAACCCTCTATCGGCCTGCACCAGCGCGATAATGACCGGCTGCTGGTCACTCTCAAACGCCTGCGCGATCTCGGCAATACCGTTATCGTCGTCGAGCATGATGAGGACGCCATTCGCCAGGCGGATTATATCGTCGATCTCGGCCCCGGCGCGGGCGTGCGCGGTGGCGCGGTTGTCGCCGAAGGCACGCTGAAACAGATCCTCAAATCGAAAAAATCGCTCACCGCCGATTATCTCACCGGCCGCAAGGAAATCGCTGTCCCCAAAACCCGCCGCAAGGGCAATGGCAAAAAGCTGACAGTGCATGGCGCGCGCGCCAACAATCTGCAGAATGTCACCGCCTCGGTGCCGCTAGGCACCTTTACCTGCGTTACCGGCGTGTCGGGCAGCGGCAAGTCCAGCTTCACCATCGACACGCTCTATGCCGGCGCGGCGCGGGTGCTCAATGGCGCGCGGATTATCGCGGGCAAGCATGACAGGATCACCGGGCTGGAGCATTGCGACAAGGTGATCGATATCGACCAGTCGCCGATCGGCCGCACCCCGCGCTCCAACCCCGCCACCTATACCGGCGCCTTCACCAATATCCGCGACTGGTTTGCGCAGCTACCCGAGGCGCAGGCGCGCGGCTACAAGCCGGGGCGGTTCAGCTTCAACGTCAAGGGCGGCCGCTGCGAGGCATGTCAGGGCGATGGCGTCATCAAGATCGAGATGCACTTCCTGCCCGATGTCTATGTTACTTGCGAGGAATGCGGTGGCAAACGCTATAATCGCGAGACGCTGGAGGTGAAGTTCAAGGGCAAGAGCATCGCCGATGTGCTCGACATGACGGTCGAGGATGCGGTCAGCTTCTTCAAGGCGGTGCCGCCGATCCGCGACAAGATGGCGATGCTGAACGAGGTGGGGCTGGGCTATGTCAAGGTCGGTCAGCAGGCGACCACGCTGTCGGGCGGCGAGGCGCAGCGGGTAAAACTCGCCAAGGAACTGAGCAAACGCTCGACCGGCAAGACGCTCTATATCCTCGACGAGCCCACCACCGGCCTGCACTTCGAGGATGTGCGCAAGCTATTGGAAGTGCTGCACCGACTGGTAGAACAGGGCAACAGCGTGGTGGTGATCGAACATAATCTCGACGTGATCAAGACGGCGGATCATATCATCGATCTCGGTCCCGAAGGCGGCGTCAAGGGCGGCGAAGTGGTCGCCGAGGGCACACCCGAAGAGGTGGCGCAGAATCCGCGATCCTTTACCGGCCAGTATCTCAAGACGATGCTGGCCAAATAG
- a CDS encoding helical backbone metal receptor → MRPLALAALALLAACQQGTAGESEASDTNLPRIVSINPCTDAIVAELAAPGQILAISHYSHDPEATSMSLEEARLYPATDGTVEEILALNPDLVIAGGHVGPATVAALEQLGVALVQMPVAMSVDDSHSGIRIIAAALDREPQGEALVARIDAALSAARPENDAPPIAALVWQGGGLVPGENTLIDALLAATGFRNVSSDHGLASWDILPLEPLLADPPEVLLTTASDMVQQDRMLGHPALQRMRGQMVITDFDNRLLFCAGPTIERAAKRLSEVRREVLR, encoded by the coding sequence ATGCGGCCACTGGCTCTTGCGGCTCTGGCCCTGCTGGCGGCATGCCAGCAGGGCACAGCTGGTGAGTCAGAGGCGTCCGATACCAACCTCCCGCGCATCGTCTCGATCAACCCCTGCACCGATGCGATTGTTGCCGAGCTGGCGGCACCAGGCCAGATTCTTGCGATCAGCCATTACAGCCATGATCCCGAAGCAACATCGATGTCGCTCGAAGAGGCGCGGCTTTATCCCGCGACGGATGGCACAGTGGAAGAGATATTAGCGCTCAATCCCGATCTGGTGATCGCCGGCGGCCATGTCGGTCCGGCAACGGTGGCGGCGCTGGAACAGCTGGGCGTTGCGCTGGTGCAGATGCCGGTCGCCATGAGTGTCGATGACAGTCATTCCGGCATCCGCATCATTGCTGCGGCGCTGGATCGCGAACCACAGGGCGAGGCGCTGGTGGCACGGATCGACGCCGCGCTGTCGGCGGCCCGGCCCGAAAACGATGCCCCACCCATTGCCGCATTGGTGTGGCAGGGCGGGGGGCTTGTCCCCGGAGAGAATACGCTGATCGATGCGTTGCTCGCCGCTACCGGCTTCCGTAATGTCAGTAGCGATCATGGTCTTGCAAGCTGGGACATATTGCCGCTCGAGCCGCTGCTGGCCGATCCGCCTGAAGTGCTGCTGACCACCGCGTCGGACATGGTGCAACAGGACCGGATGCTGGGACATCCCGCGCTGCAGCGGATGCGCGGGCAGATGGTGATAACCGATTTTGATAACAGGCTGCTCTTTTGCGCCGGTCCGACCATTGAGCGCGCAGCAAAAAGGCTGTCTGAGGTACGGCGGGAGGTGCTGCGGTGA